In one window of Ostrinia nubilalis chromosome 19, ilOstNubi1.1, whole genome shotgun sequence DNA:
- the LOC135081076 gene encoding ecto-NOX disulfide-thiol exchanger 2-like isoform X1 — MNSWGNDYGMQNQFIPMNNMGPPNMMPPPMQPLMPPMCMMSDLGNLGINTQINPAPPVVPPLIGPVMPEEPKNDEAQIMHDGSDHQKHDQSDMQGPPRPNMQDGNKDRMDRRGDRNRDRDRSNRRRSRSHDRFDRGGNRNDRNRNDRGDRSDRPARRDRPSKWGKPEHDVARPGHAPGMGMGNNGHQGMMPGVVPYNMMNNNMMGQQPMEMGNMGNMGMGNNMQNMPNMMPGMNMMSNMMPNMMDPMMMSNMMNPQMSGQAQTLFLPNCVLLPPIPGSSVPNRREKPLGCRTIFVGGLPHGISEEVVHEMFQRFGGIDDIKLHRQGVCHVRFENHPSVEASFFLTGYRFKLHDQADNEATTLFIDYALNRDDQNEYERNKRQREPTPPRIEPFTPANLSTITEKIKTDEAFAEVAPTLLGWLERGECNKRNANTFYSLIQAANNQVRRLFNDKMQLDDELQTMRNTMREKFERIIMQFEQVAKILTVAKHQRVSDHFTKQQRRNIEMWLKMTEELENIKEEFASFFDDEENEKVGKSTVLQEKFEELKKENENLMFELEGYRNEAHLAKDEAERKFEKFKAQFIAQQALQNPGKPMIYPPLPPSTPSHQDHVSTGKPEPPPPTPDDMAMMRGGDHVSHLHAKLVSMLTAFLLVHPLGATQDYLVSYVR, encoded by the exons ATGAATTCGTGGGGTAATGATTACGGGATGCAAAATCAGTTCATACCTATGAACAATATGGGGCCACCGAACATGATGCCTCCGCCGATGCAGCCTTTGATGCCGCCCATGTGTATGATGTCGGACTTGGGAAATTTGGGAATCAACACGCAAATAAATCCCGCCCCGCCTGTGGTTCCTCCTTTGATCGGGCCCGTGATGCCAGAAGAACCGAAAAACGACGAAGCACAGATTATGCATGATGGTTCCGACCACCAGAAGCACGATCAATCTGATATGCAGGGACCTCCGAGGCCGAACATGCAAGATGGGAATAAGGATAGAATGGACAGGAGAGGAGATCGCAATCGCGACAGAG ATCGATCAAATCGCAGACGCTCCAGATCCCACGACCGCTTCGATAGAGGTGGGAACAGAAATGACAGAAATAGAAACGATCGTGGGGACAGGAGTGATCGGCCGGCCAGGCGAGACCGTCCTTCCAAGTGGGGGAAACCAGAACATGACGTGGCCAGACCTGGACATGCTCCCGGAATGGGTATGGGTAACAATGGCCATCAAGGTATGATGCCAG GAGTGGTCCCGTACAATATGATGAACAACAATATGATGGGACAGCAGCCCATGGAAATGGGGAACATGGGAAACATGGGCATGGGCAATAACATGCAGAACATGCCCAATATGATGCCCGGTATGAACATGATGTCAAATATGATGCCCAACATGATGGATCCCATGATGATGTCTAATATGATGAACCCTCAAATGTCGGGGCAAGCTCAAACACTCTTCCTCCCAAATTGTGTTCTACTACCTCCCATCCCTGGATCTTCGGTACCTAACAGACGCGAGAAGCCGCTAGGTTGCCGCACTATATTCGTCGGAGGACTCCCACATGGAATCTCGGAGGAGGTGGTCCATGAAATGTTCCAGAGATTCGGAGGCATCGATGACATTAAACTCCACAGGCAGGGAGTGTGTCATGTCCGTTTTGAGAACCACCCGAGTGTTGAGGCATCCTTCTTCCTCACTGGGTATCGTTTCAAACTTCACGACCAAGCTGATAATGAAGCCACAACGCTTTTTATTGATTATGCTCTG aatcGTGATGATCAGAATGAGTACGAGAGAAACAAACGCCAGAGGGAGCCAACGCCGCCGCGTATTGAGCCGTTTACACCAGCTAACCTAAGCACCATTACGGAAAAAATCAAGACCGATGAGGCGTTTGCTGAAGTAGCTCCT ACATTGCTGGGCTGGCTGGAACGCGGCGAATGCAACAAAAGGAACGCGAATACCTTCTACTCACTGATCCAAGCGGCCAACAACCAGGTCCGCCGCTTGTTCAACGATAAAATGCAGCTGGATGACGAGTTACAAACCATGAGAAACACCATGAGGGAGAAATTTGAACGCATCATCATGCAAT TCGAGCAGGTAGCGAAAATTCTGACCGTGGCGAAACACCAGCGAGTCTCGGACCACTTCACCAAGCAGCAACGCCGCAACATCGAAATGTGGTTGAAAATGACGGAG gaaTTGGAAAACATCAAAGAAGAATTCGCTTCGTTCTTCGATGATgaagaaaatgaaaaagttGGCAAAAGCACAGTTTTACAAGAGAAATTTGAGGAGTTAAAG AAAGAAAATGAGAATCTGATGTTCGAGTTGGAAGGCTATAGGAACGAAGCTCACTTGGCCAAAGACGAGGCGGAGAGAAAGTTCGAGAAGTTCAAGGCCCAGTTCATCGCCCAGCAAGCCCTGCAGAACCCCGGCAAGCCG ATGATCTACCCACCACTACCGCCTTCCACGCCAAGCCACCAAGATCACGTGTCCACGGGCAAGCCGGAGCCTCCGCCCCCGACGCCCGACGATATGGCCATGATGAGGGGAGGCGACCACGTGTCCCATCTACACGCGAAGCTCGTCAGCATGCTCACTGCCTTCCTTCTGGTGCATCCTTTGGGGGCCACGCAGGACTACTTGGTGTCTTATGTGAGGTAA
- the LOC135081076 gene encoding ecto-NOX disulfide-thiol exchanger 2-like isoform X2, translated as MNSWGNDYGMQNQFIPMNNMGPPNMMPPPMQPLMPPMCMMSDLGNLGINTQINPAPPVVPPLIGPVMPEEPKNDEAQIMHDGSDHQKHDQSDMQGPPRPNMQDGNKDRMDRRGDRNRDRDRSNRRRSRSHDRFDRGGNRNDRNRNDRGDRSDRPARRDRPSKWGKPEHDVARPGHAPGMGMGNNGHQGVVPYNMMNNNMMGQQPMEMGNMGNMGMGNNMQNMPNMMPGMNMMSNMMPNMMDPMMMSNMMNPQMSGQAQTLFLPNCVLLPPIPGSSVPNRREKPLGCRTIFVGGLPHGISEEVVHEMFQRFGGIDDIKLHRQGVCHVRFENHPSVEASFFLTGYRFKLHDQADNEATTLFIDYALNRDDQNEYERNKRQREPTPPRIEPFTPANLSTITEKIKTDEAFAEVAPTLLGWLERGECNKRNANTFYSLIQAANNQVRRLFNDKMQLDDELQTMRNTMREKFERIIMQFEQVAKILTVAKHQRVSDHFTKQQRRNIEMWLKMTEELENIKEEFASFFDDEENEKVGKSTVLQEKFEELKKENENLMFELEGYRNEAHLAKDEAERKFEKFKAQFIAQQALQNPGKPMIYPPLPPSTPSHQDHVSTGKPEPPPPTPDDMAMMRGGDHVSHLHAKLVSMLTAFLLVHPLGATQDYLVSYVR; from the exons ATGAATTCGTGGGGTAATGATTACGGGATGCAAAATCAGTTCATACCTATGAACAATATGGGGCCACCGAACATGATGCCTCCGCCGATGCAGCCTTTGATGCCGCCCATGTGTATGATGTCGGACTTGGGAAATTTGGGAATCAACACGCAAATAAATCCCGCCCCGCCTGTGGTTCCTCCTTTGATCGGGCCCGTGATGCCAGAAGAACCGAAAAACGACGAAGCACAGATTATGCATGATGGTTCCGACCACCAGAAGCACGATCAATCTGATATGCAGGGACCTCCGAGGCCGAACATGCAAGATGGGAATAAGGATAGAATGGACAGGAGAGGAGATCGCAATCGCGACAGAG ATCGATCAAATCGCAGACGCTCCAGATCCCACGACCGCTTCGATAGAGGTGGGAACAGAAATGACAGAAATAGAAACGATCGTGGGGACAGGAGTGATCGGCCGGCCAGGCGAGACCGTCCTTCCAAGTGGGGGAAACCAGAACATGACGTGGCCAGACCTGGACATGCTCCCGGAATGGGTATGGGTAACAATGGCCATCAAG GAGTGGTCCCGTACAATATGATGAACAACAATATGATGGGACAGCAGCCCATGGAAATGGGGAACATGGGAAACATGGGCATGGGCAATAACATGCAGAACATGCCCAATATGATGCCCGGTATGAACATGATGTCAAATATGATGCCCAACATGATGGATCCCATGATGATGTCTAATATGATGAACCCTCAAATGTCGGGGCAAGCTCAAACACTCTTCCTCCCAAATTGTGTTCTACTACCTCCCATCCCTGGATCTTCGGTACCTAACAGACGCGAGAAGCCGCTAGGTTGCCGCACTATATTCGTCGGAGGACTCCCACATGGAATCTCGGAGGAGGTGGTCCATGAAATGTTCCAGAGATTCGGAGGCATCGATGACATTAAACTCCACAGGCAGGGAGTGTGTCATGTCCGTTTTGAGAACCACCCGAGTGTTGAGGCATCCTTCTTCCTCACTGGGTATCGTTTCAAACTTCACGACCAAGCTGATAATGAAGCCACAACGCTTTTTATTGATTATGCTCTG aatcGTGATGATCAGAATGAGTACGAGAGAAACAAACGCCAGAGGGAGCCAACGCCGCCGCGTATTGAGCCGTTTACACCAGCTAACCTAAGCACCATTACGGAAAAAATCAAGACCGATGAGGCGTTTGCTGAAGTAGCTCCT ACATTGCTGGGCTGGCTGGAACGCGGCGAATGCAACAAAAGGAACGCGAATACCTTCTACTCACTGATCCAAGCGGCCAACAACCAGGTCCGCCGCTTGTTCAACGATAAAATGCAGCTGGATGACGAGTTACAAACCATGAGAAACACCATGAGGGAGAAATTTGAACGCATCATCATGCAAT TCGAGCAGGTAGCGAAAATTCTGACCGTGGCGAAACACCAGCGAGTCTCGGACCACTTCACCAAGCAGCAACGCCGCAACATCGAAATGTGGTTGAAAATGACGGAG gaaTTGGAAAACATCAAAGAAGAATTCGCTTCGTTCTTCGATGATgaagaaaatgaaaaagttGGCAAAAGCACAGTTTTACAAGAGAAATTTGAGGAGTTAAAG AAAGAAAATGAGAATCTGATGTTCGAGTTGGAAGGCTATAGGAACGAAGCTCACTTGGCCAAAGACGAGGCGGAGAGAAAGTTCGAGAAGTTCAAGGCCCAGTTCATCGCCCAGCAAGCCCTGCAGAACCCCGGCAAGCCG ATGATCTACCCACCACTACCGCCTTCCACGCCAAGCCACCAAGATCACGTGTCCACGGGCAAGCCGGAGCCTCCGCCCCCGACGCCCGACGATATGGCCATGATGAGGGGAGGCGACCACGTGTCCCATCTACACGCGAAGCTCGTCAGCATGCTCACTGCCTTCCTTCTGGTGCATCCTTTGGGGGCCACGCAGGACTACTTGGTGTCTTATGTGAGGTAA
- the LOC135081105 gene encoding cathepsin O-like, whose protein sequence is MSKWWNLVLGIALFSLLFLAIPLNYNAKRTKEQMKPMFDDYIEKFNKSYKNNPDEYALRFEHFMVSMSEIDRLNSETRGPDHLRARYGPTKLSDMSAAEYKDLHLSDEKLTKAPAMYGKGWGTSNKRDKYRTDNRHDYDNIDVIIRKRRAILPMQVDWRTKGVIGPIRNQGLCGACWAFSTIGTMESMAAITTGKLQPLSVQEVIDCASLGNAGCAGGDICLLLDWLTLTKTPVVRDSEYPLMLMNGVCKAKKNATGVRVSTFTCDDFVGAEQKILEALATHGPVAVAVNALSWQNYLDGVIQYHCSGDPADLNHAVQLVGYDLSADIPYYIAKNSWGSDFGLGGYLHLAIGSNICGLANEVATVNVV, encoded by the exons ATGTCGAAATGGTGGAACTTAGTGCTTGGGATAGCTTTGTTTTCTTTGCTATTTCTCGCGATCCCTCTTAATTACAACGCGAAGCGGACTAAAGAGCAAATGAAGCCAATGTTCGATGATTACATTGAGAAGTTCAACAAAAGTTATAAAAACAATCCGGACGAGTACGCGTTGAGATTCGAGCATTTCATG gtTTCAATGAGTGAGATTGATCGTTTGAACTCTGAGACGAGAGGGCCGGATCACCTTCGAGCGCGTTATGGACCAACTAAACTATCAGATATGTCTGCTGCGGAGTACAAAGACCTGCATTTGTCAGATGAAAAACTGACGAAGGCGCCAGCTATGTATGGCAAGGGCTGGGGCACCAGCAATAAAAGGGACAAGTACAGAACAGACAATAGGCATGATTATGACAACATAGATGTTATTATTAGGAAAAGGAGAGCTATATTGCCCATGCAGGTTGATTG GCGGACAAAAGGCGTGATCGGTCCTATAAGGAACCAGGGACTCTGCGGCGCGTGTTGGGCCTTCAGCACCATTGGCACTATGGAATCCATGGCTGCCATCACCACTGGGAAGCTGCAGCCTTTGAGTGTCCAG GAAGTGATCGACTGCGCCTCGCTAGGCAACGCAGGTTGCGCGGGAGGCGACATCTGCCTCCTGTTGGACTGGCTGACTCTGACCAAGACGCCGGTCGTGAGGGACTCAGAGTACCCGCTTATGCTCATGAATGGAGTCTGCAAGGCCAAGAAGAACGCTACTGGAGTGCGGGTGTCTACGTTCACTTGTGATGA TTTCGTGGGAGCCGAGCAGAAGATCTTAGAGGCGCTGGCGACCCATGGGCCGGTGGCGGTGGCTGTGAACGCATTGTCCTGGCAAAACTACCTGGATGGCGTCATACAGTACCACTGCAG TGGAGACCCAGCAGACCTGAACCATGCAGTACAATTGGTCGGTTACGACTTATCAGCGGATATCCCTTACTACATCGCCAAGAACTCCTGGGGCTCAGACTTTGGATTAGGCGGGTATCTACACTTGGCCATCGGCAGCAATATCTGCGGGCTCGCGAATGAGGTTGCCACAGTCAACGTTGTTTGA
- the LOC135081263 gene encoding cathepsin O-like — MSTCMFLFSICLLIVSGGFLTWKTVDTFFTRQFGGEESENLLRRQYDDYLKQYNKNYWGEEYKTRFQNFKDSLKEISRLNAAHGSKVFGLNKFSDMSRQDFGRKMLSPTVHLHECQPLKYSHCPPKFNTWYSGFRRRNGTMHKENPKPKVDWRKRGVVSRILNQKLCNSCWAMSLVGVMESRGAIKYKSLDRLSSQELIDCSVFNYGCGGGDFHGALRFLCGLYSVPFPIVSEDDYPLMLVDQKCKISDEKHVTGMTLTNFVNACDMDEEAMLREISANGPIAVTVNAYNWQFYTGGVIQRECPGEWRYLHHTVQLVGYDLTAEVPYYIARNSWGDDYGEDGYLRLAVHRDICGVTKNVAYFDVARK; from the exons atgtCTACCTGtatgtttttgttttcaatATGCCTACTGATAGTAAGCGGTGGTTTTTTAACATGGAAAACTGTGGATACGTTTTTTACCCGCCAATTTGGCGGAGAGGAATCGGAAAATCTATTACGTCGACAGTATGAcgattatttaaaacaatataataagaACTATTGGGGAGAAGAGTATAAAACACGATTCCAGAATTTTAag GATTCACTTAAAGAAATATCCCGGCTTAACGCAGCCCACGGAAGCAAAGTTTTCGGCCTGAACAAGTTCTCGGACATGTCCCGGCAAGATTTTGGCCGAAAGATGTTGAGTCCGACTGTACATCTACATGAATGCCAGCCGTTGAAGTATTCCCATTGCCCCCCTAAGTTTAATACCTGGTATTCTGGATTCCGTAGAAGAAATGGGACAATGCACAAAGAAAATCCCAAACCAAAGGTTGATTG GCGCAAAAGAGGGGTTGTGTCAAGAATTCTGAACCAGAAACTGTGCAATTCATGCTGGGCCATGAGCTTGGTGGGCGTCATGGAGTCAAGGGGCGCTATTAAATATAAGTCGCTAGACCGACTTAGCTCACAG GAGTTGATTGACTGTTCCGTTTTTAACTATGGATGCGGGGGCGGTGACTTTCATGGCGCTCTTagattcctctgtggtttataCAGCGTCCCGTTTCCCATTGTGTCTGAGGACGACTACCCTCTAATGTTGGTCGACCAGAAGTGCAAGATATCCGACGAAAAACACGTGACTGGGATGACGTTAACGAACTTCGTTAATGCCTG TGACATGGATGAAGAAGCGATGCTAAGGGAGATATCGGCCAACGGACCGATAGCCGTGACGGTCAACGCGTATAATTGGCAGTTCTACACCGGTGGCGTCATACAAAGAGAGTGCCC GGGCGAGTGGCGCTACCTTCACCACACGGTCCAACTCGTCGGGTACGACCTGACAGCAGAGGTTCCGTACTACATCGCCCGTAACTCCTGGGGTGATGACTACGGCGAAGATGGTTACCTCAGGCTGGCCGTACACCGCGATATTTGCGGAGTGACCAAGAACGTAGCCTACTTTGACGTAGCacgtaaataa